ggccgacttttatattaggcggacacctgatctccccagccactcactgcaggggggtggtatagggcttgaacgacgcagggggaagttgtaatgccttccctgtctttcaattggccagaaaagcgcgctaacgtctcagggaaggaagtgaaagtaacccgaacaccgcatggtgttcgttacgaataacgaacatcccgaacaccctaatatccgcacggatatcaagttcggacgaacacgttcgctcatctctattaataacgtcACTCTAATTAGGCATAGAAACGCTGGGGGTATTGGTTTACCCAGCTTAGAATCCTACTACAATGCAGTACACTTAACCCGAATAATCGAGCTAACAAACCTCTCCAACAACAAACTATGGGCCGTACTAGAACACCAAACCCTAAGGACCAAACTCCATTCACTACCTGGTTAACCACATAAAATAAACCCttactaaaaaaaatcaataacccGCTTCCTACAACTTTCTCTAAAAGGTAGCACAAACTAAATTAGAAATGGAAATTCATTCCATTAATATAAGCAGATATACTCCGTTCTTAAACTTAATGCCAAATAAAATGAAAAGACTCAAAACTACTgtggtagacatgataattagtcagcgtaaaatgtctattgatctgtaatgaactggaagtattacgcagctgtagtgatttgactctatagaggctaatgactgcataatttcattatggtagttgctggacaatggcatggtgaaagatgtgtgttttgtgacttcagccaaaTGTGgagctctgctgcataaggaaagagttaaatcacagtgctatatgtattgcttatgttcatcttggatgtttccccagccctacccccacacagaaacttcttaaataacacagaaACTACTTAAACAATGACTTGTCATGTACACAGAAATTCCTTAAGGTTGACTGCATGctaagaggacaaagtccacactacactgggcttgagagaaggtgggcagggaggcgggggattctatatgacccagcaaataagaatatgtatatgttactgatatcatctgttgcacgcccataaaagggcaggtatcatgtgttacaataaagcctgaggctctacacattgtagagcaGACTCAGCTTAGAcccgcacttgtgtctgatctggtcgatgatatgtgcacactatacaatttggaagctacagaataccctgaagcctgctggagaaaaatatgatccagtacaCTACCTTTTGCAACATGCCAAATTTTCAAACACACCAGCTTTGAAGGTCTTCCATAATAATGCTTATCTCATTACAAGACCTCCGAAAGACGCTATGTTTACCATAACTTAACAAAAGGGACTACAATGCAATTTTAGACTTGATATCTCTTTTCTAACCAGATATACTTAATACTAACCACGACTTACTTATTCACAAGCTCTTTAAGAAAGACCATCCCTTCAAGGGCATTATCTCCAAACTATATTATAAACTCACCATGGTCTTTAGCAGACCTTGGTCACAAACGTCTGCTAAAGACCGAAACACGCCCTTCTTGTGATCTATGCTGTGACACTTCTTAAATAAAGAATTTGTTTCTTCACACATAAGCGGAGGCTCATGATTTTGGATATATAACACACAGcactacttcatccatcctgatccccacacatcacacacacagctcaactccatccatcctgatccccacacatcacaaacacagctctacgtcatccatcatgatccccacacatcacacacacagctgtactccatccatcctgatcccccacacatcacacacacaggtgtactccatccatcctgatcccccacacatcacacacacagctctgctccatccatcctgatccccacacatcacacacagctctactccatccatcctgatcccccacacatcacaaacacagctctactccatccatcctgatcccacacacatcacacacacatagctctactccatccatcctgatcccccacacatcacacacacagctctactccatccatcctgatccccacacatcacacacacagctctactccatccatcctgatccccacacacatcacacacagctctactccatccatcctgatcccccacacatcacacacacagctctactccatccatcctgatccccacacatcacacacacagctctactccatccatcctgatccccacacacatcacacacacagctctacttcatccatcctgatccccacacatcacacacatctctacttcatccatcctgatccccaaacatcacacacacagctgtactccatccatcctgatcccccacacatcacacacacagctctactccatccatcctgacccccacacatcacacacagctcttctctaTCCATCCtaatcccacacatcacacacagctctactccatccatcctgatcccccacgcatcacacacacagctctactccatccatcctgatcccccacgcatcacacacacaactctactccatccatcctgatccccacacacatcacacacacagctctactccatccaccctgatcccccacacatcacacacagctctactccatccatcctgatcccccacacatcacacacacagctctactccatccatcctgatcccccacacatcacacacacagctctactccatccatcctgatccccacacagctctactccatccatcctgatcccccacacatcacacacacaactctactccatccatcctgatccccctcaCATCACACATAcctctctactccatccatcctgatcccccccacacttcacacacacagttctactccatccatcttgatccccacatatcacacacacagctctactccatccatcctgatccccctcaCATCACACATAcctctctactccatccatcctgatcccccacacatcacacacagctcttctctaTCCATCCtaatcccacacatcacacacagctctactccatccatactgatccccacacatcacacacaccgctctactccatccatcctgacccgcacacatcacacacacagctctactccatccatcctaaacccgcacacatcacacacacagctctactccatccatcctgatcccccacgcatcacacacacagctctactccatccatcctgatcccccacacatcacacacacagctctattccatccatgctgatcccccacacatcacatacacagctctactccatccatcctgatcccccacacatcacacacacaactctactgcatccatcctgatccccacacatcacacacacagctctactccatccatcctgatccccacacatcacacacacagctctactccatccatcctgatcccccacacatcacacatacctctctactccatccatcctgatcccccacacatcacacacacagcgctaTTCATTCCAtgctgatcccccacacatcacacacacagctctactccatccattctgatccccctcACATCACACATAcctctctactccatccatcctgatcccccacacatcacacacgcagctctactccatccatcctgacccccacaaatcacacacagctcttctctaTCCATCCtaatcccacacatcacacacagctctactccatccatcctgatccccacacagcacacacacagctctactccatccatcctgatcccccacacatcacacacacagctctactccatccatcctgatccccctcaCATCACACATAcctctctactccatccatcctgatccccccacacttcacacacacagctctattccatccatgctgatcccccacacatcacacacacagttctactccatccatcttgatccccacacatcacacacacagctctactccatccatcttgatccccacacatcacacacacagctctactccatccatcctgatacccacacatcacacacaactctactccatccatcctgatccccacacatcacacacacagctctactccatccatccagatccccacatatcacacacacagctctactccatccatcctgatcccccacattacaaacacagctctactccatccatcctgatcccccacatcacacacacagctctactccttccatcctgatccccacacatcacacacacagctctactccatccatcctgacccgcacacatcacacacacagctctactccatccatcctgatcccccacgcatcacacacacagctctactccatccatcctgatcccccacgcatcacacacacagctttactccatccatcctgatccccacacatcacacacacagccctactccatccatcctgatccccacacagcacacacacagctctactccatccatcctgatcccccacacatcacacacacagctctactccatccatcctgatcccccctcacatcaCACATAcctctctactccatccatcctgatccccccacacttcacacacacagctctattccatccatgctgatcccccacacatcacacacacagttctactccatccatcttgatccccacacatcacacacacagctctactccatccatcctgattccccacacatcacacacacagctctacttcatccatcctgatccccctcaCATCACACATACCTCTCTACTCCATCcaacctgatcccccacacatcacacacacagctctactccatccatcctgacccccacacatcacacacagctcttctctaTCCATCCTAatgccacacatcacacacagctctactccatccatcctgatccccacacatcacacacacagctctactccatccatcctgacccgcacacatcacacacagctctacttcatccatcctgatccccacacatcacacacacagctctattccattcatgctgatccccacacattacacatacagctctactccatccatcctgatccccacacatcacacacacagctctactccatccatcctgatcctcacacatcacacacacagctctactccatccatcctgatcccccacacatcacacacagctctactccatccatcctgatcctcacacatcacacacagctctactccatccatcctgatccccacacatcacacacacacagctctactccatccatcctgatcccccacacatcacacacagctctactccatctttcctgatcccccacacatcacacacagctctactccatccatcctgcggTGGGCGTGTCAGAGTGCAGCAGTGTGTGCTCAGCTGTTGGAGAGTGAAGACGTGCAGGCAGCCTCTCCCTCTTCTAGGGGGAGAAGGTCTGCTTTTCCCCAGCGTGTATGCCCTCGCCTGGGGCATCCACTGCCTCCCGGGATGGACCGGCGGGGGGCAGCGAGAGGCAGCCGGTTCCAGGAGCCAATACAGAATTAAGGAGGTCGCAGAGACTGAGAGTACAAGCAGCAGAAACTAAAGATAAGCCCCAGGAGGAAGATCTGTACTCCTGGGGTGAAAGAAAGGATGGAGAGACAGCGGAGCAATTAGCCACCCGCTTTAATAAGTACAAGCGGGAGTTTGAGGCAATAAGCGGCAAATTGAAGAAACTGCAGCATGAAGTGCAGGGTCTGAAAGCCCTGCTAGAGACATGCTCAAGAGACCAAAAGAAAGACTATCAGGACGAAATAAAGAACATAATGGAGGAAATTAAGAAACTGACGGCAAGAAAAGACGCTATAAAGGCAAACGGAGGCAGCATGTcggagaactggagacaccaggagCGCTTTAATAGGAACATTCCATCCTATACCAGCAGTGAAGAGAGTGCAGAGGAAGGCTGCAGAGGGAAAACCCAGCTTTCTGCAAGCCTGCAGCAGCATTCAAACACTGCTAGATCGCAGGGGGTTAATGAACAGAGCCCCAGAGGCGGCCAAGGAAAGCAGAGGACGGGTCACGAGTCTGACGCTAGCATCCCGGCAAGACAAGCCGACCCGCCCCTCTCAGGTTCATCCATGGAAGAGGAAAGTGACAGCGGCGGGTATCTACTCAGCGAGATCCAGAAAATGGAGGCCCCCCCAGATTTGAGCAAGCTGTGCTTCGGGAACGAGACACCTGAAGAGGACACCCGTATCCGCGCAAAAGGCCAGGCGAAGAAGGCTACAGTGGAAGTGGTAAGTTCAAGATATGTGCCACTTCCTGATAATGCAATCCCTGCGGCAGGGGGTCGCCCGGTGTCTGAAGTGGCACCGGGAGCCAGTCAAAAGGGAGAGAAAATAGAACCATTGGTAGCCCCCCGTGTCCAGTCTGGCAAGGTGCTTGCTGCAGGGTCAGACTACAAGGGGGAGGGGCATAGTAATGATGGTTTCGCGGGCTCGGTGGAGCAAGTACAGTTGGAGCATGTAGCTAAGCAGGTCTCCTCAGACCAGGCTACTGTGGTGGAGGTACAGGAGCCGGGTGAGGGGACTGATGATATGGATTGTTTGCCAATAGTAGATGAGCAGTGCCCTGGAGGGGGGGAGAACGCACAGGCGGCAACGCAGCAGCGGCCGGTGGTCTCTCCTCTCCAGGACAAAGGAAAAGATACTAAAACAAAAGGGACCGGGCAGGGGTTAAATGTATCAAGAAAGGGCAGAGGCGATGCCAGTGTAAAATCAGCAGTGCCAGCAACATGCAATGTAAAACCTGAATCCCAAACTCTCCCGGCTCATACAGGCACGGGGCTAGTGTCCAGCGGGGAGTTAGGAGTTAAGGCAGCGGATCGTGCACAGGAGACGGAGCGGCGGGGAGCTGAAGCAGCGGGGAGTGGAAAGGCAGGAGTGATTAAAAAGGGGCAGCTGATGAATGAAAGTAAAAAGCAGTCCGGGGTTCTCAGCACTCAGAGGGTTAAAAATGtccagggaaaaaaaatagatgtaAAAGCAGTAGCGCCCAGGGAAGGTGCTACCGGGAAACCAGTTGGGGCAATTAAGACAGCATCAGGCCCGAGTGCTAGAGAAACCGCGCCAAAGTCAGTCTCTTTGGAAGATGGTAAAATGAGAAGAGCTGCGAGTTGTAAGAGTGTGGCTGAAATAAAGGAGGGTAAAAGAAGAATGAGTGAGAGCGGTCGGGATGGCCGGCTGGGGGGGACCCAGGCCATGCTGCAAAGTGGCTCGTCGGGGACCCTTTCGGTGCAGGCCAGCCCGAAGGTAAAGAAAGCAGCAGGGAAGACGATACAAGCAGTTTCCCAAaacaagaggggagggggaactgAGGAGGGACAAAAGGGAAATAAAAGAAAGAATGGTGGAGTGCATGAGGGGGTGAAAGTCATAAAGCAAGTAGAAGcagagggagagaaggagatTGTAATAGATAAGGGAAATGAAGGGCTAAACACTgatagaggggaggaggggagtgtTGAAAGAACAAAACTGAATAAAATGCAGAATAACAAAGGTGTGGAGGTTGAGGAAAGTAGGGAGAGTGAGGGGAGGGagaagagtgtgggtgcaggtgaGAATGCAGGTGAAGGATGCTGGAGTGGAAAAATTATGGAAGGGGGAAAAGGGATTGAGCCTCCCCAGCAAGGGAGCAGGAGCAATAATGAGATGAGTGGAGATGAGAGGGGGGCTATGCCGGGCCCTTCATCTAGGCCCTCCCCTCCCCACAGTAGTAACCCCCCGGTGGCCCCTGGGGCAAAGAGCTACGCTGGTGCAGTTCAGGGTGATGCGAGGAGGGTTTTGTCTGGTGGCACGGATAGGGATTTAAGACAGCAACTCACGGCCGCTCTGAGACGGGGCGAGAGGTCTGCCCTTATAGATGGTGAGCAGGTGGATTTAAGTTTTTGGGTTCAACGTTTTGGTCTTTCTGCCTTCCGAGAAAATACGGGAAATTGGTCACTCCCAACAGGCGGGCCAAGGGGGACCAGAAGGAATGCAGTCCGTCTTCGGTGGGAAAGTGATGAAACATGCCCTAGGAGAAGTGAGGTGGTTGAActactgctgaagatgggcttcagggcacatAACATCTTTGCTCTGATCCATCCCTTCGGTACCCCGGAGTTCGACATCAGTTTCGTAAGGCCAGAGGGTTTGGAACTCTTCTGGAccaattacgagctggtgaagaATCGGCCCGGCTGGCGGGATTTCAGGGTCTCCCCCCTGTCCCGCCAGGACGATGTAAAGACGGTGACTGTGTTAACGCGTAATGAGTCTCTGTCTTCgcttgacatcatgacctggttAAGTCGTTTTGGAGAAGTTAAGGGTGCCCCGGTGAAAAACCGGGATGAATATGGTATCTGGTCCGGGGCATGGACTTTTCTGGTCCAGCTGAGCCGGGCGGGGAACTCAGTGACCCACATCCCCTCCTCGGCCTATCTGGGTAGGGACAGGATCTCGGTCTTCTACCGGGGACAGCCTAAAGTGTGTCACCGATGCGGCGACCCCACCCATTTTAGTGCAGACTGCACTCAGCAGGTGTGCTTCTCATGTGGAGGGGTAGGCCATACAGCCGCATCGTGTAGGGACATacgctgtcacctgtgtggtgttcTAGGACACCCCTACAGCCGCTGCCCTCGATCTAGTGCCAACACGGCCCCTGAACCCACGGGTAGGCCTCAGGAGACGCAGGGTGAGGGTCTGCCGGTGGGGGAGGGTGTTGACGGGGGTACTGGGGCTGAGGGTCCAGTGAAGAACAGCAGTAAGACAGCAAGTCAGATGAGACGCCTGGAAGCCAGGAAGGcggcaagggcaggtgaaacatctGGGAAAACCGTTGGTACGGTCCGCGCCCCTGCCCTTGAGAAAGCTCCTGctactgaggctccaggggagagCGAGTTGGAGGAGGAGACCGAGAGACTGCAGAGGGAAGAGGAGTCCGCCTCTGGCGCCGCTCTGTCATCAAATGAAGATGGCAGAGAATGGCTGGAAAAGAGGcggaaaaaggatgtgaaaaagaaaaaacaaccagGTAAAAGGAAATCTTCTCCTGCCCCGAGTCAGAGACTAATGGAAGGACAAACCGGCTCCCCTCTGGTGTCTCTTTCAAACCGTTTTCAATCCCTTGAGGGGGAACCTGAATCTCCCTTGCTGGTGGGGGTGACGGGGGAACCcgagaggggtggggaggggccggAGGATGTGACCCCCCCTCCCGTCCTTGGGAAGACTGAGTCCCAGGGGAGGGAGGAGGTACCGAAGCCACCAGACAAACGTTTGGCGTCCCCTGAAGATGGAGGGGCAACAATCGAGGGCATGGATATGTCTGCGTCATtaaagagaggaggagaggaatGTGGGTTTTCGGGTGAAGAAAGGGGAAGGGATAAGATAAGAGTCATCCAACCTTAATCACCTTAGATGGCGGCACTCAGTCCGTTGACGCTGGCGACCATTAATGTAGCCAGCATTAAGTCAAATACtgcaagatttatggcctttgattttttcagccgtgttgaagctgatattttatttttgcaggagaccaggctaacagatttagccagtatatatcaggcaaagagggagtggactcacgggccctcctattggtctcttgcggccgagcagtatagcggagtggcggttctttttaaaaCCGCAGATGTCACATGCCGACGGGTGATTgaggtggaaatggggaggtgtttGGTCCTAGACGTCCTTGTGGGAGGTCAAGAGCTACGACTGATTAACATCTACGGTCCTCAAAGTCAATGTGAGCGAAAGGACCTTTTCACAAGGATCAAGCCCTATCTTTTTTCAAGCCGGTTGGTAGTCTTTGGTGGAGACTTCAATAACGTCACGAGGCTCTGCGATAGGGGAGGTACCAAAGACAGACTGGATTATGATAGCGTCGCTTTGAATAGAATAGTCAGTGAGGCTCGCCTGGAGGACATCCACATCAGGCATGCCCCAGGCAACACAGTGTTCACCTTCCATAGAGGTAGTAGTAGGTCTaggatagacaggttttatttaaaggaggaagctgTCTCCTCACCTTtattggtggtggaggtggagttctccgaccactgtttaATTATGTTTACTTTGAATGTTACAGATACCCCTCGGATGGGTAGAGGTTTATGGAAATTGAATTCGGCCCTCCTGGAAGAAgctgagataagacagtcctttgaggagttccttcagagccagattccgctcaTGGGCCTATgtaacagtaagtcagagtggtgggagattttCAAGAAAAGGGCAGCGAGGTATTTCCGTGAGCTCTCTAACCTCAGATCCTTGTCTTGTTATCGTTTATATCAAggactgaggaggaaactcgagagGCTTGTCTCGGCGGGGGGCAACCGTGAGGaagtctccagagtgaaatccctGTTAAAAAGGTGCCAGTATGATAGGTacacatccttggtttttgagagggatttcgggaaattccgctcgcccgacccctacagaaactgtaggatgtcagtaaaTAGTAAGATGGTTACAGGACTGATTGATAGTACAGGGTCTCTGAAGAGGTCCAGTTCAGAGATCCTGGAGgtagtcagatcctactactcgggcCTTCTGGCAGGGAAGGATCAAGATCGAGACAggctgtcggctttcctggctgaaaccatTCCTGAAGAGAGAGTGACCTCTGGGCTTGACGTTTTGACAGACgctatcagagaagaggaagtgagactggcctttgatgggcttaagctcaagaaaacgccaggtcc
This region of Eleutherodactylus coqui strain aEleCoq1 chromosome 5, aEleCoq1.hap1, whole genome shotgun sequence genomic DNA includes:
- the LOC136629204 gene encoding uncharacterized protein isoform X2, whose amino-acid sequence is MPSPGASTASRDGPAGGSERQPVPGANTELRRSQRLRVQAAETKDKPQEEDLYSWGERKDGETAEQLATRFNKYKREFEAISGKLKKLQHEVQGLKALLETCSRDQKKDYQDEIKNIMEEIKKLTARKDAIKANGGSMSENWRHQERFNRNIPSYTSSEESAEEGCRGKTQLSASLQQHSNTARSQGVNEQSPRGGQGKQRTGHESDASIPARQADPPLSGSSMEEESDSGGYLLSEIQKMEAPPDLSKLCFGNETPEEDTRIRAKGQAKKATVEVIFWHQRVHGQ
- the LOC136629204 gene encoding uncharacterized protein isoform X3, with the protein product MPSPGASTASRDGPAGGSERQPVPGANTELRRSQRLRVQAAETKDKPQEEDLYSWGERKDGETAEQLATRFNKYKREFEAISGKLKKLQHEVQGLKALLETCSRDQKKDYQDEIKNIMEEIKKLTARKDAIKANGGSMSENWRHQERFNRNIPSYTSSEESAEEGCRGKTQLSASLQQHSNTARSQGVNEQSPRGGQGKQRTGHESDASIPARQADPPLSGSSMEEESDSGGYLLSEIQKMEAPPDLSKLCFGNETPEEDTRIRAKGQAKKATVEVYKRRNRACK
- the LOC136629204 gene encoding uncharacterized protein isoform X1: MPSPGASTASRDGPAGGSERQPVPGANTELRRSQRLRVQAAETKDKPQEEDLYSWGERKDGETAEQLATRFNKYKREFEAISGKLKKLQHEVQGLKALLETCSRDQKKDYQDEIKNIMEEIKKLTARKDAIKANGGSMSENWRHQERFNRNIPSYTSSEESAEEGCRGKTQLSASLQQHSNTARSQGVNEQSPRGGQGKQRTGHESDASIPARQADPPLSGSSMEEESDSGGYLLSEIQKMEAPPDLSKLCFGNETPEEDTRIRAKGQAKKATVEVIPLGWVEVYGN